The Zea mays cultivar B73 chromosome 7, Zm-B73-REFERENCE-NAM-5.0, whole genome shotgun sequence DNA segment GGCGGACTTTCCTCCCGGTCGTTACGACCCAAGCTCCACAACCAGAGGAGGGAGACCATCCTGACGACTTGACCCCACAAGGCAGCGACCCAAGGCGCGTAGGCACGGTACAGGAGTGGAAAAGGGAGATGGGCCAAGAGGAGTGAATTTGGCCCAGCTGCAGGGttttatcccttttcttttttttcttttcttcctttTTATCCCAAATTCAAATCAGTCCCAAGTTTAAAATTCCAGATTTTTGTGGCAAATCTATCTTCTCATCAAATGTTCAATTTGAATATGATATGAACTTTATAGgtttttattttgtattttatggTAATTCTCTATTTCTATATCATTTCCCATTTCCAAACTTTCAAGTTAGTCTTTATATTTCTATTTTGTTTATTATTTTATTCATATTGTTGTGACTACTATTAAGGGCACAAACAATTAAAAGCCAACATAATGCACGATTTAGTGATATGTCTTTTTATTAAGTGATTATTTTTAagtgaggtgttcacatgtgatgacaaaTGGATGTGatacacacatataaataaaggaaaacACTTTTCTCCTTTTAATACGATCTCTTATAAATTAGGTGTTACACAAGCGCCACTCCAGCATCCACGGCATCACCACCATCAACCTCACCAATAACGACATCGGCGGCAACCCCTCGGCCTTGTCGTCCCCTCTGCACAAGTGACATAAGTAGTGCAACCCAAAATTTGGAGTTTTGGCATCAAATGACATTCTTGAAAATATCTTGAATAGATTGGTCATATAAAGCTTAAAACTAAAGATGAAGTTGAAACCCTATACTATGAATCTTTATAGGAACCTCAGTTTTAGTAGGCTACGTTTTAATGAATGGACATTTCAGAACAACCAAAAAGAGATGCCGTTGCAAATAAGATCCTCAACAACTGATTTAAGTTCACGGATCATGGCAAATTGTAAATGAATTTCTAAACACGATCCTGTATATAACTTCTTAACAGGACAACCTAAAGTGTGCGACTTTTTAGTTGCAGTGCGTAGTTTCTACAAACAAGTACAGTAATTCAGTCACGACACAAAGGAACATCTATTATGATCGGTTAAATATTCAAAGAGAATAAAGAGAATAAGGGGGAAAAGGGGTAACATTAAGTACAAGGGAGAAGAATAAATTTAGATTTAACATGCCTTATTGACTGCTGACCTTTCTGCGAATTTAAGCACATTTAAATGGTCAGGCACACCTAAACTGAATACAGCTAGATGCAAGTAAGATAGAATAAAAGAGTGTTGGTAATATCTTGTAAGAGTATTATTACTATGTCATTTGAAATTATAAGAATCTTTTGCTATGAGTTGCTGAACTAATGATAAAATTCAACTGTATATATTTCTCATTCTATGTCATCAAGGCAGCTAGCAGAATTGGCATATCTATTGTATTATAGAATAATAGTGTACAAGGCTCAACATTCTGAATACCAATTACCAAACCTACTACATACGCGCAACGACGTGAAGGAGAACATCAGTTGCAGCCCAGCGAACCTGCACGTCCAAAACTTGAGATGTCGTCACAATTTTAGGGGCGAGCCCTTCCATCAGAAAGGGAGAGTTGAAAAGAGGCTGAAGAAGACCTGCTGCCTATCCCTTGCAGTCAAAGGAGGGAGGGAGGTCGATCGGGTGCTGACCTGGAGCCCATGGCGGCGGGGCGTGGGGAGCCGATGTCGGGAGTGCACGAGAGTCGGGAGGTGCCCCCGTGGCTTGTGCGACGACGATGCATGTGCCCGCTGTCAATTCCTTGCGGTCAAAGGAGGGAGGAAGGGAGGTCGATTGTGTGCTGACCTACTGCGGTGGCCGCATTCCCGCCCCTTATCCTCCTCTCCGATGGCACGCGGCTCCCGCCTCCCTTCCaaccctcctccgcctccgcataATCGTCCGAGCCACATCGCCTGGCATTCTCGGCGGAGCAGAACAGCGCCTTCCACGCCCCTGCCGCCAAAGCGTAGCCACGATGGGGACCGCGGGCCCGGGCGGAGCGCTGGGGAACCACCAAGCCGAAGCGCAAAGGGCATGGCAGCGGCGGTGTCAGTGACGGTGAGGGAGAGAGCCTGGGCATCGACGTCGGCGGCGGAGGAGGTTATCAATGTGGCTGGTCGCTAGGGTTTTTGGGTTGGGGGTTTTGGTGATCCCTTGTGAGCTGTGAGCCAACGTGGGGAGTGCGCACGGTAGCCGGGAGGCTCCCCCATGGCGCGTGCAACGACGGCGCCTGTGCCTAGGCCAGAGGCGGGGGCGAGGTTGCGGCGGGGAGGATGGACTCGGCGTAGGGGCGCAAGGAAGGTTGGGCGGCGGCATGGGAAGTTGGAATCGAGAAAAATCGGAACGGTGCAGATCGTCGGGAGGTAGGGTGGGAGAGGCCGCGTGGAGTTGGCGGCAGGATCGGACGGCTAAGATCGCAGAACGGTAGAACGGACGGTTAAGATTGCAGAATGGCAGAACGGCAGGCTACCCTTGcggtcttaataagtagtagagatatgtgTATCGAAACTGATGCCGCACAGTTGCTCTCGTTAATGTCTGGTTTTTGCTTATCAAAAAATTAATTATATTTAAATTAATCATTTGAACCTTTGATAAGTTTCGTATAATTGACTAATTGCCTCTAATTCATAGCTGTTGTCGGCAAAGTAGATCCACTctccactagcagaattttttttTGTTCGAATTGATACGGTTCAAGATATAATTTGGAGATTTTATTTTGAAAAATACCCGAGAGGTGGTGCTTTTCAGTAGAATAATACGCTAGTACTATTTTTACTATATTTGATATACTTTTAAACATTGCGCACAATAACATATGTtaaatttatatatttatataattGAGTGAAAGTATATCTTGTTTGAATTAGACACCATTAAGTTTTGAAAATTTAGAACCCCAACTTACATTTGGCTCCTGGGCCCCAAATTCCTGGAGAGGGCCCTGACTCCGGGGTTGTTAGCTGTGAGCCTCTGACATCCCCATCCAGCTTATTTTTGCTCTAATGCGTCTGTTCAATTCTAAAAAGTCTCTGATTTAAGCATACACTCAGTCACTCACACGGTTTGATGTTAGTTGTAGGCTTTTTTAGAAGCTCAACAACCTTGCTTTATTAAACAGGTTCAGCTAAATCGCGAACCAGGAGACCGTTAACAAATACCGCAACCCACATCAATAACCGATCAGTTCCCCATTCAACGCTAAGCGAGCAAGCTCATGAGCACGCCTATTACAAGACCGATTACAATGATCAAAACTCAACATTGAAAAAGAAAGATTAGTAGATAGCGCCCTTCCTTGAAAACTAGACTCGCCGATGCAAGATCAAAGTCGTTCGAGCTGAACTTAACATATTCAAACAATTAGATTCCAGAATAAAATGAGAAATTCACATGTCTATTGCCCTTCTCGGCACTGCAATACATCATTTGGCTTCGGCTTGCATAGCATTGTATATGCATGCTAGTTTTCGTCCCCTACAACAACTCCTTACCCATGATGGTCTCTGGTTATGAACTTCAAGCTCCTCTTTTTTCTTCTTCAATGAATTCTCCATCAAAAATGATTTTCAAGTTTCCTTCCAGCTGTGGGGTCCATTTCAGCTTCTTTGATGAACACTGAAAATGTCCTTGTATTTTCTTTGAGTTAGCTAGCTCACGTTGTCCTTGTAAGTTTAcaactctgtgtttgatctcatcTGGTCATGTCAGCCTTTCACCATCATTTTTTTATTTCGTGCCATCCACCAGGTCCAAAGTAGATGAAAAACATCCACTATTGAAACTCATCCAACTGAATAATCATTTATACATAATGTTTTCTTGAAGTGGCATTCATCAAATACAGACAAAATATTTTTCAATTTCAAAATCCTCAAGTAGTTCTTCATAACTTCACACTTTAGAAAATTTATGGCCACCAGCCTCATCAAAATCTGTTACACACCATCCATAATGTATCAATGGCCATTCCATGGTTTCTTATATTCATTCTCAGAGGGAGGTTGTCATAAGCTAATATCTGAATGAACTGTAACACCTTAGGCTAACATTTAAATTTCCGTATCTGTTTCCACAACTTCTTAGTGTTTTCTTCCCTTGAAGAAGACTGACCCGCCTGTTTTTTAAGCTAAACACTTTTGCATCTTTTAATGTATGGTAGGTAGAtttcactgagaatcttccttttACATCATGATGCTACACAACATAGTCCTCGTGATCAAGGTCAACTAGAATTAGTGGAGGGCGTAGGACAAAATTCTATATGGGGCCACAATATAAAAGACAAAACGCTATGCTAGATCACTAGATAAAAGTAGTTTTTGTTATAATAAAATGGAGGCTAAGTGATAATACTAGGAATGTTTCAAAATGACATACATACACAAAATCCTTTTTGTCTGCATTGATTCACAAATAAAAAACCAATTttgtaacacctcgtccaatTCCGAACTGGTTGTACTTACTCCTAGTAACCCTCTAGAATCATATATCATCTCACAGACCAATACGAATCTTTTGTGGCATTTTGTCCTTACTCATGTGCACCTGAAAAGACTTCCCGGTCGATCACCCTTCTCAAGATTGCTCTAGACCAAACACGCGTAActcagaggttctttcgagatagacttccgaaaaagaagatgcaccttattggtatgagtactctattaattctattaatccTTGGGCCAAGATATCACAAATCTATAGCTAGAAAAATTGTATATTAGCTAAACTCTAATGCAAGAAAAGTATATTGACAAAAGTAGTGTAGTGAATGTACCACTAAGTTATCAATCTTGCAGCTGTGATCTAAGACAATTACATTTTTCTAGTTTTAAGACGTTGAAATATTCTTGTAATAGTCTCATGATTAAAGGATTCGAAATCATACATCTAATAGTTTATTACACAATTCTCTATTTTAATTATGTCAATTGTTGAAAACATTCTCTCAACGCCTACCGTTAACAAGGCCAACCCAATTGGTAAGTAATCATAAATTAGAAATAAGGCCTATCAATATTTTTAATTTTCAAACACCATGGAACGTATCAAACCACCAGAACTTCAGAAGACAGAAGCAGAACGCAATTGCTTGGTGATCAACAGGCTAATAGACTCTATCGAGCCTCTCCTGCTCTAGCACTTCCCCTTCTCTTTGTTCAGACTTTTGAGCACCTTCCTCTCTCCATGGCTCTTGGATCCCGTTTAGATCATCAAAATTTAGGTGGGGCCATGGCCCACCCTATGGATCCGCCTCTGACTAGAATTGTTAAGATGAGGCGAGCATCAATGTCCCAAAAACATATCTTGCACCAACTCTTCATACCACTCTCCTATACTTGGGTTTATCAAAGTCAAACTCTATTTAGAACATTTTGTCCTCTTGGTGTCACAGGTCTTCTATTTGCCCCATTTGGTATCCAAGGATCATGCTAGATGTTTGTTTTCCCCCATTTCCAATCACCACACCAGTGCTCTTTTCAAGGCTTCAACACCATGCAAAAATACTCCAAGAGTATGAGATGGCTAGTCTTGAATCTTCCGTAAGGAAGTTACCACATGAGAAAATACTTTGCTCTCAGGACATGTGCACATAGTGAATACGAATTTTTAATAAGTCTCCACCCCTGTCATGCCAACATGGCAAGATTGAACAAATGAATATCTCTAAAGCCCAAGCCCTCATCTTCCTTCCTCTTAGTCAGTACCTCCCACAACGGCCAGTGAGTTTTCTTTTCATTGTCCTGATTGGCCCACCAAAATGTCTCAATCATGGCAGTGATATCTTCACATAGTGTCTTTGTAAGATCAAAACACGACATCATATATATAGGTATAGCTTGGGCTACCGCTTTAGTTAAAATCTTTTCCCTACTTTTGACAACATTTTTCCTTCCAGTCCTATATTTTCCTCCATATGTGATCTTTAATATACCCAAATGTTCTAAACCTTGATCTGTCCATGTATACAGGAAGACCCAAATATTTTTCATTTCGAGCTCCCAGTGAAATACCCATCTTACTATTGTTGATATGTTGTTGATATCCATAGTATAGAGAATCATTCCTATGTTGTGTTAAGATTTTCTCTGTAAGAACCAAATGTTGTTAATGAAGAAATAAAGGAATCATTCATCATGTATTTAAGTTCATGCTTTATGTTCTTGAATCATTTCGGACCCCCTTATCTTGTGTTTTGGGTGATTTCGTTTTTATGAGATTTTGAGACACATTCAATTGGGATAGATACATGCTATACCTCTGAGGAACATGTCTACCAATCGAACTTAGTAGTTTCCTCAGGGTTACAAAGTTTTGGGATTTTGAAGAAAGTTGAGAAAACCTCAACCTTAGAGATATTTTCTGATCTGTGGGGTTTTCTTGATCTTCTATAGTAGGGTAGGTTAGGTTTACATCCTAGCTAGGCGAGGTTTGGTTGTGTAGATTACCTCCTTTTGAGTTCTAGGTGTCCATTCTTTAATCCGTCTCATCCTTAGGATTTCTATGTTACTCATAAAGATTTGAAGCATCAAGTCATCGGCTGGCTTGGGTGTTTTGGCTTTAGGCTCTTACTTCAATTCGGTTGAAGTTGAGAGCCTCACTTTCAGGTTCTGGCGTGTTTTCTTCGAGCACTTGATTTAGTTGAGATTCCAAACGCACCCTATAAATGCGGCACCATGCAGTTAAACTGTGGCTACTTACAGTACGAGATACCAAGAAAATGGTTTTTAATTACAGTAGAGTTCAGGGTGTGATATCGTGTAATCAAACACaaaacaagaaaataaagagaatAACTGTAAAAAAAATCTTACATATTGGAACCACATCATACACATCACGACAGCGCTAAAGTTTGTGGGAACTAGTTAACATTCCAGAACCAGCAGATTTCGCTGCTTCTGTGTGTTGCGCTGAAGGCCTATGAGGAGGGCGTGCCAATTGCCAGGCCGTAATTTGAGCCTTGGAAAATCCGCGCCTTCAGGTGGCTGAAAGAGATTCATCAGAAAGCAGTTAGAAACAAAAGAGTTTATTAGCATGACCACATAATGAAAGGCTTAGGAGTTCCTAATATGACTACTGAAAAAACATGGACAAGTGAAGCGACTGCAGACTGAAAAGCAACAAATGACCCACAAGtttgtttttttttcaaaaagATCCACTGTGAGATGAGAAGTGGGTTTGTAACTACCAAGCAGCCACTTCTTTATCGGGTCATTATCCTAGAATCCTTGGGAAATCTTTGTTTTTCAGTGCTACAACTTACAACCCCTCTGTCGACTGGTGGCGTAAGAGTGGCTTAATTGTAAAGGTCATTACTGAACCATTTCTGCCTTCTCTTTAATATAAGATACTCGCTCTCATGCGTGTTCCAAAAAAAACAGCTACTTGTGGTGCACAAAGTTAGCATGTCACATAAGATTGAAACTTTGACAAAGATGCTCATGGATGAGAACAGCAGCAGATTTAGTATGATTTAGTATTTGTAGTGAACTAAACACCACGAAAGATGGACAATCCTAAGTCACGCCAAAGTTGTAAACAATGAGCCCACACCACCTAGTGCTTAAAAGGAACACTAGAGGATAGACTACATTTGACAAGGTAACATGCTTTTCAGCAAACATTTCTTATGAAATGAGTTCAGCTAACATTACCATAACAACAATCAAACCCACGCTTAATGTCTTAAAACAGTGATTAATTGACTAGCAAGAATACATTCGTAGATCATCACCACAACGATGATTGTTTCAACAAAACCTGCACGGAAGAAGAGTGCGTTGGAATATTTGCTATCAATCTAAGAAAATATTTATCTAACTTCACTGCTGAACTACACTAACACAGTCCAAATGTTCTGAAATGGTTGTCTGAGTTAGAGCCCAAGAGCTTGTTCATTCCAACTTTCTAGTTCTAACTTGCAAATAGTGGTTATTTTTCTATTATTCTCTTTGTTTTTATTGCACTGAACTTTTGCTGATAAAACTGAAGTAGAATACTCCCCTGCACTCATAGCTAGGTACCCATTGCCCAGACAACAGAAAGAAGAAAAATATCAGACATCATGTTGCAGTTCTCTGACTTGTTAGGAAACTTTGACCAAGTCTGTGTTCCCCGTCTCTCGATTTAGGAACTTACAGATCTACTAGAGGTTAGCACAAATGTAAACTACCCTGTTTGCATACCTTTCGAAGACGTCGGAAGCGAAGCGGGAGCCATTGAAGCAGACGAACCAGAGCAGGATCAGCACCAATATGTCTACTCTAGTTAAAGGGAGAACATCCCAATGACACAGGAACGTAAAATCCAGGTACATGGAAAGGAACACCGGATGAGAAACCTCGCGCAGCAAATTGGAAGAAACGCGCAAAATCGACGGATTGCCTGGCCGGTAAAACAAAACGCTTCCCACCAAGAACGAATCGAACAAATGCCTACCCAAAACCTAAGTCTTGTCGGGATAGAGATACCCAAAATCAAACGCGGATCTAACGTAAGCCCTAGCCCTAGCTGATGACGGTGTCGAGCAACGCGAGGTCGGAGAAATTCGCAAGCAAGTGGAATATTAACGAAGAAACTGAGCCGGATGGAGACGCAGCGGAAGGATACTGAATAGGCACCGCTCCCACCAATCGAGCATGTAGAGGCCCATGGTGACGTTGTAGAGGTGGAT contains these protein-coding regions:
- the LOC100303897 gene encoding uncharacterized protein LOC100303897, coding for MAGEMSWVGKKIHLYNVTMGLYMLDWWERCLFNILVLILLWFVCFNGSRFASDVFESHLKARIFQGSNYGLAIGTPSS